The following proteins are encoded in a genomic region of Shinella zoogloeoides:
- a CDS encoding HK97 family phage prohead protease, producing MMLKFKKASADEVRAKRKDHVKDLSSGTAVLKGFKAPPSWNDDTRSAKFIMSSESVDRYRDIVVQGGIDTTAFEKNPQGLLFHNSRSWPIGLWSDITKVLTGRPKRLEGVLNFLPEGTDEDADRAARHVKAGSMRTVSIGFIPDWSDVDFILDEDDDWTGGFRFNKCELIECSLVPVPAQPDAMVKDAGGDFQLARDLIEDILDTYTKTPEGLLVPLDAYGAKHRELSGNRSSIVVEKALLPTVKHVERSALAIKANTDEEAREYVGAKVAFDPAHPENKGSPFDDVLAKATGEVIGSWIVDDGEFKGVHGLAVEFLTNDYSGMFRGIKAERFVLVKAAESDEPDEEHKAIDETDGLSEEAVAGLIERGMVFLTERKVGDKTLSGAIIAKSFEEAEEIAAARGLGEKVVGEKVATIDKAVEVEQEPEPKDSASTEVQQLSVKLNVTTDIAETTKQIEALESITDRVIAKIGKIFGFHKAPAATERRDPELTVEGDEKTPPTEAEIAELKARAAATRARLIAKGMIAAE from the coding sequence ATGATGCTGAAATTCAAAAAGGCATCTGCAGACGAGGTTCGCGCGAAGCGCAAGGATCACGTCAAGGATCTTTCGAGCGGCACGGCCGTCCTGAAGGGGTTCAAGGCGCCGCCGTCGTGGAACGACGACACGCGCAGCGCCAAGTTCATCATGTCGTCGGAAAGCGTTGACCGCTATCGCGACATCGTCGTCCAGGGCGGCATCGATACGACGGCGTTCGAGAAGAACCCGCAAGGCCTCTTGTTCCACAATAGCCGGTCATGGCCAATTGGGCTCTGGTCGGACATCACGAAGGTGCTCACCGGCCGGCCGAAGCGTCTGGAGGGGGTTCTCAATTTCCTTCCGGAGGGGACCGATGAGGACGCGGACCGCGCCGCGCGGCACGTCAAGGCTGGCTCGATGCGGACGGTCTCCATCGGGTTCATTCCCGACTGGAGCGACGTCGACTTCATCCTCGATGAGGATGATGATTGGACGGGCGGCTTCAGGTTCAACAAGTGCGAACTGATCGAGTGCAGTCTCGTCCCCGTTCCAGCGCAGCCAGATGCGATGGTGAAGGACGCCGGCGGCGACTTCCAGCTTGCGCGGGATCTGATCGAGGACATCCTCGACACCTACACCAAGACGCCTGAAGGGCTGCTTGTCCCGCTCGATGCCTATGGCGCCAAGCATCGTGAGCTTAGCGGCAACCGCTCGTCGATCGTCGTGGAGAAAGCCCTCCTGCCTACGGTCAAGCACGTCGAGCGCAGCGCCCTTGCCATCAAGGCGAATACCGACGAGGAGGCGAGGGAATATGTTGGCGCGAAGGTCGCTTTCGATCCCGCGCATCCCGAGAACAAGGGTTCGCCGTTCGATGACGTACTCGCGAAGGCAACTGGCGAGGTCATCGGCAGTTGGATCGTCGACGACGGCGAATTCAAAGGCGTCCACGGACTCGCCGTCGAGTTTCTGACCAACGACTACAGCGGCATGTTCCGCGGCATCAAGGCCGAGCGTTTTGTCCTGGTCAAGGCGGCAGAAAGTGACGAGCCAGACGAAGAGCATAAGGCGATCGACGAAACCGACGGGCTCTCTGAAGAGGCCGTCGCCGGGCTGATCGAGCGAGGGATGGTCTTCCTCACTGAACGCAAGGTTGGCGACAAGACTCTCTCTGGCGCGATCATTGCGAAGTCCTTCGAGGAAGCCGAGGAGATCGCCGCGGCCCGCGGTCTGGGCGAAAAGGTCGTCGGGGAGAAAGTCGCCACGATCGATAAGGCGGTCGAGGTCGAGCAGGAACCCGAGCCGAAAGACAGCGCTTCAACGGAAGTCCAGCAGCTCTCGGTGAAGCTCAACGTCACGACCGACATCGCGGAAACGACCAAGCAGATCGAAGCGTTGGAAAGCATCACGGACCGCGTGATCGCGAAGATCGGCAAGATTTTCGGCTTCCACAAGGCGCCGGCCGCTACGGAAAGGCGAGATCCCGAGCTTACCGTCGAAGGTGACGAGAAGACTCCGCCGACCGAGGCCGAAATCGCTGAACTCAAGGCACGGGCCGCCGCCACGCGCGCGCGGCTCATCGCCAAAGGAATGATCGCGGCGGAGTAA
- a CDS encoding terminase TerL endonuclease subunit, with product MAENPKCEFYYSPEHLVDFCRFGERLRHFESGNWEINQIDADGNPDPSIILEPFEIWIESCCQGFRRRLNGTRLVETALELIPRKNAKSLRATRAALYELCCSGGLAPEIPIAAATAKQADDTLFGDIVKMVKNDPELVEEFKLRVTSDEITKGEGRIFKLSSQGERLDGLNPSLALFEEGHAGAASVYKVVDSAFGARPNAQRRMITTAGYRPEGPAFDLMKQAEMVLLGGMEDYTFFAAVYTLDVDDYQNRETRAIEWDRLLTNPELIAKANPMYGVSLDPIKINASVAQAFKLRPDKRGEVARTRFNIWTGAGTTLIEAAAWAACYQRGLYLSSFHGKKCWIGVDLAEVLDMCAISLMFELPNDTLAVFVQYYLPELSPTAELPDLVDNLSLWADENYLYLTEGPLADHDLVRSHVEQFCEMFDVQVIACDPRQAHNTVRHLWDGNLPVKVYPNNKDTMTPPTDDIIGRVATRRILHDGNPVLAWNIQNVYGDRTGNGQILPRKDKKDSPRKIDGFVATCFANGCRMNPDEAKPAAEEQAATADPYQHRGLIGFDQIDQTVGDNA from the coding sequence CTGGTAGACTTCTGCCGGTTCGGCGAGCGCCTGCGGCATTTCGAGAGCGGCAACTGGGAGATCAACCAGATCGATGCGGACGGGAACCCCGATCCGAGCATCATTCTCGAGCCCTTTGAGATCTGGATCGAGTCCTGCTGCCAAGGCTTCCGACGCCGTCTCAACGGCACGCGACTGGTGGAGACTGCGCTTGAACTGATCCCGCGAAAGAACGCCAAATCGCTCCGTGCGACTCGCGCCGCGCTCTACGAGCTTTGCTGCTCCGGTGGCCTGGCGCCGGAAATTCCGATTGCTGCCGCCACGGCGAAGCAGGCGGACGACACGCTCTTCGGCGACATCGTAAAGATGGTGAAGAACGACCCGGAACTCGTTGAAGAATTTAAACTTCGGGTCACGAGCGATGAGATCACGAAGGGCGAGGGAAGGATCTTCAAGCTCTCGTCACAGGGCGAGCGGCTCGACGGCTTAAACCCGAGCCTCGCACTGTTCGAAGAAGGCCACGCCGGCGCCGCCAGCGTCTATAAGGTCGTGGACTCGGCCTTCGGTGCGCGCCCCAATGCTCAGCGCCGAATGATCACCACGGCCGGCTACCGCCCTGAAGGGCCGGCGTTCGACCTCATGAAGCAGGCGGAAATGGTCCTCCTCGGCGGAATGGAGGATTACACCTTTTTTGCCGCGGTCTACACGCTCGACGTCGACGACTACCAGAATAGGGAGACCCGGGCGATTGAATGGGATCGCCTGCTCACCAACCCGGAGCTCATCGCCAAGGCCAACCCGATGTATGGGGTCAGCCTTGATCCGATCAAGATCAACGCATCCGTCGCGCAGGCCTTTAAACTGCGCCCAGACAAGCGGGGCGAGGTGGCGCGCACCCGGTTCAATATCTGGACCGGCGCCGGCACGACGCTGATTGAAGCCGCTGCTTGGGCAGCCTGCTACCAGCGCGGACTGTACCTATCGAGCTTCCACGGCAAGAAGTGCTGGATCGGCGTCGACTTGGCTGAAGTCCTCGACATGTGCGCCATCTCGCTCATGTTCGAACTGCCAAACGACACGCTCGCGGTGTTCGTCCAGTATTATCTGCCAGAGTTGTCGCCGACGGCCGAACTGCCCGATCTGGTCGATAATCTGTCCCTCTGGGCGGACGAGAACTACCTCTACCTCACGGAAGGTCCTTTGGCCGACCATGACCTGGTTCGAAGCCACGTCGAGCAGTTCTGTGAGATGTTCGATGTTCAGGTCATCGCCTGCGACCCGCGGCAAGCGCACAACACGGTCCGGCACCTTTGGGATGGGAACCTTCCGGTGAAGGTCTACCCCAACAATAAGGATACGATGACGCCGCCGACAGACGACATCATCGGCCGCGTCGCTACTCGCCGCATCTTGCACGACGGCAACCCCGTCCTCGCTTGGAACATCCAGAATGTCTACGGCGACCGGACAGGCAATGGCCAGATCCTGCCGCGCAAGGACAAGAAGGACTCGCCGCGGAAGATCGACGGGTTTGTCGCAACCTGCTTCGCCAATGGCTGCCGGATGAACCCTGATGAGGCGAAGCCTGCTGCCGAAGAGCAAGCGGCAACTGCCGATCCATACCAGCATCGCGGCCTGATCGGGTTCGATCAGATCGATCAGACGGTAGGTGACAATGCCTGA
- a CDS encoding phage portal protein, whose translation MPENSTDLSLIAGEHQLELFEKSHGDTMTMTQFSEWVESNLAGTGVVGALQIGALMLCCDVIAQDLSKATFRYRQTLRNGTSRIIEPRQNEMAAFLKLEPNRRHTWRNFMEMMVYWSCLTDNAYAGIIRANDGTVLELIPFQTGRVQERISGREVFYEVTASTMQEQALLGSVSRTFSEEDMIHVRTRMLDGMDGFSTLAAGRETLKIMNNLSDYRKNLFGDEGQMRGVFTRENEEPIPDLIFQRLRQQFKELLNRFRKIKEPIVLEGGIKFDQISSNPQEMELVKEFEAQINEVCRLFRMPPHKIFLMSGSKYENLETQEKMYVGDTLIPRAEAFEAQFAKSLLSRVDRLSYFFQFDRAEMTLRDTKAETERTIRAAERGIILVDEARAVFGLNPLPNGAGQVRLLPVNMSLIDSKNQVVIGGASTPKDSASDNKPDEDKADEDADQSTEETPPEKAVGLRVVK comes from the coding sequence ATGCCTGAGAACTCGACCGATCTCTCCCTCATTGCGGGCGAGCACCAGCTTGAGCTCTTCGAGAAGAGCCATGGCGACACGATGACCATGACGCAGTTCTCGGAGTGGGTGGAGAGCAATCTCGCCGGCACGGGTGTCGTGGGCGCGCTGCAGATCGGCGCGCTGATGCTCTGCTGCGACGTCATCGCGCAGGATCTTTCGAAGGCGACCTTCCGCTATCGCCAGACGCTCCGGAACGGCACGTCCAGGATCATCGAACCGCGCCAGAACGAAATGGCGGCGTTCCTCAAGCTTGAGCCCAACCGGCGCCATACCTGGCGCAACTTCATGGAGATGATGGTCTACTGGTCGTGTCTCACGGATAACGCCTATGCCGGCATCATCCGCGCGAACGACGGTACGGTTCTCGAGTTGATCCCGTTCCAAACGGGGCGAGTGCAGGAGCGGATCAGCGGGCGCGAGGTCTTCTATGAGGTCACTGCCTCCACGATGCAGGAGCAAGCCCTCCTTGGCAGTGTCTCGCGCACGTTCTCCGAAGAGGACATGATCCACGTCCGAACCCGCATGCTCGACGGCATGGATGGCTTCTCGACGCTCGCCGCCGGCCGCGAAACCCTGAAGATCATGAACAATCTTTCGGACTACCGAAAGAACCTGTTCGGGGACGAGGGGCAGATGCGGGGCGTCTTCACCCGCGAGAACGAAGAGCCCATTCCTGATCTCATCTTCCAACGGCTGAGGCAGCAGTTCAAAGAGCTGCTGAACAGGTTCCGCAAGATCAAGGAACCGATTGTTCTTGAAGGTGGAATCAAGTTCGATCAGATCTCTTCCAATCCTCAGGAGATGGAGCTGGTCAAGGAATTCGAGGCACAGATCAACGAGGTCTGCCGCCTCTTCCGCATGCCGCCGCATAAGATCTTCCTGATGTCTGGCTCGAAGTACGAGAACCTCGAGACGCAGGAGAAAATGTACGTCGGCGACACGCTCATTCCACGCGCGGAAGCCTTCGAAGCTCAGTTCGCGAAGTCGTTGCTCAGCCGTGTCGATCGGCTGTCCTACTTCTTCCAATTCGATCGTGCGGAGATGACTCTCCGGGACACGAAGGCGGAGACCGAACGAACCATCCGGGCGGCCGAGCGGGGCATCATCCTGGTCGATGAGGCCCGAGCCGTCTTCGGGCTCAATCCTCTGCCAAATGGGGCCGGCCAAGTCCGGCTTCTGCCGGTGAACATGTCACTCATCGACAGCAAGAACCAGGTGGTGATCGGCGGCGCGTCAACGCCAAAGGATAGTGCATCCGACAACAAGCCGGACGAGGACAAGGCGGACGAAGACGCTGATCAATCAACCGAAGAAACGCCCCCAGAGAAGGCGGTTGGCCTCCGGGTCGTGAAATAG
- a CDS encoding phage major capsid protein yields the protein MNMAQLRARLKELNGELSVLIQKDAPTAEDMAAIEQKLAEIEGVEKDINTLERATAAQARASQPANAPAGTEERTVPAQVKKNLSAAEKVGTLVFSMAKAHKMYGKGTEHVFKTMEDAGYAAVAEEFTTARALNSSAAASGGVLVPEDMSSEIIDLLRPRTTFLRGNPRNVSLVSGSYKLPAAAAGATAQWRGEGDAIQASQPSFKDINLVAKFLDSLVPLTNQLIRWSLADVRSWVERDMSLAMGVALDGAAYFGPGTVHSPLGITRIPGVHRVGALGGTAPSIAEIEGTARGLELSMENKDLIMNSTAWVMAPRTLRFLSDLRGNNDQLLYPTLQGENPVWRGRPVFKTTQVKINGGASTDESELLLVNFDDIYFGEGAGISFAVSTEATYVKNGKTISAFQNDLTLIKASMEADVDVAYTEAVAVAEKVRWGA from the coding sequence ATGAACATGGCACAGCTTCGCGCCCGGCTGAAAGAGCTGAACGGCGAACTCAGCGTCCTCATACAGAAGGACGCTCCCACCGCCGAAGACATGGCGGCGATCGAGCAGAAGCTCGCGGAAATCGAGGGTGTCGAGAAGGACATCAACACGCTCGAGCGCGCGACCGCCGCACAGGCACGCGCCAGCCAGCCGGCAAATGCACCGGCAGGCACCGAGGAGCGCACGGTCCCAGCGCAGGTGAAAAAGAACCTCTCCGCCGCCGAGAAGGTTGGCACGCTGGTCTTCTCCATGGCCAAGGCGCACAAGATGTACGGTAAGGGTACCGAACACGTCTTCAAGACCATGGAAGACGCCGGTTATGCGGCCGTCGCTGAAGAGTTCACGACCGCCCGCGCCCTGAACTCGTCCGCTGCCGCCTCGGGCGGCGTTCTGGTGCCGGAGGACATGTCGAGCGAGATCATCGATCTCCTGCGTCCCCGCACCACGTTCCTCCGCGGCAATCCGCGCAACGTCAGCCTGGTGTCCGGCTCCTACAAGCTGCCGGCGGCTGCCGCTGGCGCCACCGCGCAGTGGCGCGGTGAAGGTGACGCCATCCAGGCGAGCCAGCCGAGCTTCAAGGACATCAACCTTGTGGCCAAGTTCCTCGACTCGCTCGTGCCGCTGACGAACCAGCTGATCCGCTGGTCGCTCGCCGATGTTCGTTCGTGGGTCGAACGTGACATGTCGCTGGCCATGGGTGTTGCGCTCGACGGCGCCGCATACTTCGGTCCGGGTACTGTCCACTCACCGCTCGGTATCACCCGCATTCCGGGCGTTCACCGTGTCGGTGCTCTTGGCGGCACTGCACCCTCGATCGCGGAAATCGAAGGCACCGCACGCGGCCTTGAACTCTCCATGGAGAACAAGGACCTGATCATGAACAGCACTGCCTGGGTCATGGCTCCGCGCACCCTGCGCTTCCTGTCCGACCTTCGCGGTAACAACGATCAGCTCCTGTATCCGACCCTCCAGGGCGAGAATCCGGTCTGGCGCGGTCGTCCGGTCTTCAAGACCACGCAGGTCAAGATCAACGGCGGGGCCTCCACCGACGAGAGTGAACTGCTCCTCGTCAACTTCGACGACATCTACTTCGGCGAGGGCGCCGGCATCAGCTTCGCCGTTTCGACCGAAGCCACCTACGTCAAGAACGGCAAGACGATCTCGGCGTTCCAGAACGATCTGACGCTCATCAAGGCGTCGATGGAGGCCGACGTCGACGTCGCCTACACGGAAGCCGTTGCGGTGGCCGAAAAGGTTCGTTGGGGCGCGTAA